The sequence CCATCTGAATAGCATACTTTTACATCTTAATAGCATATTGCTGTTAGATTGATATTAGAGGATTCTTGAATCTGAGTGTGTTCTTTTCAACTCCCTGACTAACTCCAAGTGTTTCATTTTCTTGGTTTCAGATATGATATAACACAACATAAAAGACTACCTCTTAAGAAGTAGTCTTTTATTGTTCAGTTCAGTTGTATATTTAACAATGAAAACAAAGCCCAAACCAATATAGCTAAAAATAGAGAAATTAAGAATCTACTCATTTTTCCCCTTTTGTCAAGGAGCAAATACATCATTATAAAAGATATTATAGGACTAAGTACTAAAGATGTGATTATAACAATTTGTTCCATAGGTATCTCCCTTTTTATTGTGAAAATTTCAAGTGAAAGCTAAGTTTGGTTGGGCAGTATGGCAGTATGATTATAGTATACATTATTTGGTATTGTTCATAAATCCGTGCCTTGCGTTTTGTTCCCCAAATGTGCTCACAGGTAAGTCATCAAAACACACTTGAGACAGTTTTTTTGTGTTGGAAGCGAAGCCATATTTATATTCCATCTGAACACACGAAAACAAGCCACTCAGACATAATCCGAAGGCTTGTTTTTGTATGTGCTTACCCCGTAAAGGGGAATTATTTAATTATCTTTAACACAATATAAATTACAATACATTTAGCTCAACAGCAATATTACCGCGGGTTGCACGGGAGTAGGGACATGCTTGATGAGCACCTTCTACAAGTTTAACGGCAGTTTCGTGGTCTACGCCTTTAACGAGTACATCAAGTTTAACTGCGATACCGAAGCCGCCATCTTCGACCTTGCCGAAGCTTACAGTAGCTGTTACTTCGCTGCCTTCGATCTTAATTTTGCCTAGACGTGCAACCATGTTCAGAGCACTATCAAAGCAAGCAGAGTATCCAGCTGCGAACAATTGTTCAGGGTTCGTACCTTCGCCGCCAGCACCACCCATTTCGCGTGGAGTACTGATTGTAAGGTTTAGTTTAGGGCTTTCTGATTCTATAAATCCGTTTCTTCCACCTACTGCTTTAACTGTAGTTTCATACATTTTTTGTTGGATGGTCATCATAATATATCGCTCCCGTTTCTGATAATGTATTGTACACAATATAATATAACACAATTAAAATAATAATCAAATTATTTTTTGCTATTAACATGAAGTTGAGAGTGATTTATGCTAAAATAAAATCATAAAGGCAGGTGAAGAAGACATGACAAAGATGACAACAACTCCAGAGTTGCTGCTAGAGAACCAGCTCTGTTTTACCATTTATGCTTGCTCACGAGAAATTACGAAGTTATATCAGCCTTATCTGGACAGTATCGGGGTAACTTATTCTCAGTATCTGGTAATGCTTGTATTATGGGAGCGGCGCCAATGTACAGTAAAGGAAATAGGTGAGGCACTTTTTCTGGATTCAGGAACATTGACTCCGTTGCTTAAACGTCTACAAGCCGCAGGATTTATTTTGCGCGAACGTTCGTTGCAGGATGAGCGTAAAGTTCTGATCTCTCTAACAGAGCAGGGATGGGCTCTACAAAATGAAGCTGCTTGTATTCCTAGCAAAATGATGGAAGGAACGGCGATGACTGGCGATGAATTCGTTGATCTGCTGGCCCAGTTTAAGAACCTGCTGGGACGCGTTCACGATACGAATCTCCTGTCGAAAAAGTAAAGTTTCAGCACATGTCAATGTAATTGATCGCATTCCGGCATGGAATCAAGCGAAAACGTGTGTACAAATATTGAAAGTAATTAAGGAAAGCGTTTCAAAAACATGTTACACTATTCTGGGTTTCCTTTTTAGACATAACAGTAAATATAAGCTCAGTCTTGTATTTTTCTGATATGCCTCTTGCAGGAAATGTGTGCCGTTATTCGTCAAGGGACAGCACCGTTTCTGCTTGATCCGGGACCGGGATAGTGTATTTTTTGTTTCCGGCCAAAGACCAAGACCTAAGCGGCAATCAAAACGGAACGCTGAAAAACTGCGGGCTGCCTGCAATAATTCACCGTCAAGGGTTTATGCAAAGATGCTTATGCTATCAAACTTTTAGGAGGCTTCCGGTATGAATATCCACGAGTATCAGGGAAAAGAAGTACTTAAGAAGTACGGTGTATCCGTGCCGAATGGCAAAGTAGCGTATACAGTGGAGGAAGCGGTGGAAGCCGCACAGTCGCTGAGCACACCGGTAGTTGTTGTGAAGGCGCAGATTCATGCTGGAGGACGCGGTAAAGCTGGAGGCGTTAAGGTCGCCAAGAGTATTGACGAAGTGCGGACTTACGCCGCAGAGATTCTTGGCAAGACATTGATTACACATCAGACTGGACCGGAAGGTAAGCTTGTAAAACGGCTGCTCATTGAAGAGGGTTGTCAGATTGTTAAGGAATATTACATCGGAATCGTTGTGGATCGGGGTTCAGGGCGGATCGTTATGATGGCCTCTGAAGAGGGCGGTACAGAGATTGAAGAGGTAGCAGCAACGCATCCGGAGAAGATTTTTAAAGAGATTATTGATCCGGCAGTGGGACTTCAGACCTTTCAAGCTCGCAAGCTGGCGTACAGCATTGCCATTCCAAACGAACTCGTAGGGAAAACGGTCAAGTTTATGCAAGCGCTCTATTCCGCCTTTGTGGATAAGGATTGTTCCATTGCGGAGATAAATCCACTGGTTGTTACAGCTGATGGAAATGTAATGGCTCTCGATGCTAAACTGAATTTTGACCCTAATGCTTTGTTCCGTCATAAAGATATTCTGGAGCTTCGTGATCTTGATGAAGAGGACGAGAAAGAGATTGAAGCCTCAAAGTATGATCTCAGCTATATCGCGCTTGATGGCAATATTGGCTGTATGGTGAATGGTGCGGGTCTGGCCATGGCGACGATGGATATTATTAAATATTATGGCGGCGAGCCCGCCAACTTCCTGGACGTAGGGGGCGGTGCGACTACCGAGAAGGTTACAGAGGCGTTTAAGATTATTTTATCAGATGCCAAAGTAAATGGAATATTCGTCAACATCTTCGGCGGTATTATGCGCTGCGATGTGATTGCTAATGGTGTTGTGGAAGCAGCTAAACAGCTGGGCTTGACGAAACCTCTGGTCGTGCGTCTTGAAGGGACTAATGTCGGACTCGGCAAGCAGATTTTGGCCGGTTCGGGACTTAATATTACCACTGCAGATTCAATGGCGGATGGTGCGCGTAAGATTGTAGCACTTGTACAGTAACAGCAGATTTAGTAGGACCAGTTCTCGTATATGACAAATTCAGTAGGGATGTGACTAAGGCATGAGCATTCTTGTAGATAAAAATACGAAAGTCATCACGCAGGGTATTACAGGTTCAACGGGCTTATTTCATACCAAGGGAGCACTGGATTACGGCACGCAAATGGTTGGTGGGGTAACGCCTGGCAAAGGTGGGACCTTTGTTAACATCACTTTGGAAAATGGCAGCGAGGTTAGCTTGCCAGTATTTAATACAGTAGCTGAAGCCAAAGCGGCAACCGGTGCAACCGCCAGTGTAATCTATGTACCGCCAGCTTTCGCAGCAGACTCCATTATGGAGGCAGTGGATGCGGAGATCGAATTGGTTATTTGTATTACAGAAGGTATTCCAGTGCTGGACATGGTGAAGGTATCGCGTTATATGGAAGGTCGCCCTTCGATATTGATCGGTCCGAACTGTCCAGGTGTGATTACTCCAGGTGAATGCAAAATAGGTATTATGCCAGGTTATATTCATATGCCGGGTTATGTCGGAGTGGTCTCACGCAGTGGCACTTTAACGTATGAGGCGGTGCATCAGCTTACCACACGTGGAATCGGGCAGTCCTCTGCTGTGGGTATTGGTGGCGATCCGGTTAAAGGCTCCGAGTTTATAGATATCCTGAAGCTGTTTAATGAAGATCCAGGTACAAAGGCCGTTATCATGATTGGTGAGATCGGTGGAACAGCAGAGGAAGAGGCTGCCGAGTGGATCAGCAAATATATGACTAAGCCTGTAGTTGGTTTTATTGGTGGGGCCACGGCGCCTCCAGGTAAAAGAATGGGGCACGCAGGTGCGATTATTTCCGGAGGTAAAGGTACTGCTAGTGAGAAAATCGCTGTGCTGGAAGCCTGCGGAATTAAGGTAGCTCCTACCCCTGCCGAGATGGGCTCCACGCTTGTGAGTGTCCTGGAAGAACGCGGTATTCTGAATGCTTTTACCACACACTAATCCTGTAGTGAAGTAAGGCTAGGAAAGACTCTACAATACATGGTGTTTTCGTGTATAATCACTTTTAAAGGTAAGCAACCTTTTGTTCCTGCCAAGGGAATGAAAGGTTGCTTTTTTGCGTTTACAAGTAAATTCTGAAGGAGAGAGTTCATTATGGAGGAACGTAAATTAATATTTGGATTAAATGAAGTGGAAGGCATCGGCTGGAAGAGCATCGACAAGATACGCAAAGCGGGTTTTTTGACGGAAAAAGCATTTTCTTATACTCCTGAGGACTGGGAGAGCATTGGACTTACTAATAAAATGTCGAATCGACTTGCCTCAATATATGATGCTGAGTGGATAAACAAGCGGTACTCTTTAATGAAAGAAAGCGGTGCAGCAATGGTTACTCCGTTCGATGGAAATTACCCTGAATTATTAAAAGAGACGGCGCAGCCTCCCTGGGTACTCTATTACCGTGGGCGTTTGGAACTGATCTCCCGGCCCGCTATTGCCATGGTAGGTACCCGTGTACCCACTGCGTATGGACGCAAGGTGGGCGAAATACTGGCTGAGGAGCTTAGTGCTGCGGGCCTAACAGTCGTTAGCGGGCTGGCGCGGGGGATTGATAGTGTCTGTCATGAAGCGGCACTGAGAGGACGTGGAGGCACTATCGCGGTGATGGCTACTGGAATGGATAGGGTCTATCCACCTGAGAATCGGGAACTGGAGCGTCTGATTGGCCGAGAGGGACTGGTGCTTACGGAGTATCCACTTGGTACCCAAAGCCACCCTGGGCTTTTTCCACAACGCAATCGTATTATTGCAGGTCTTACTCTGGGGACTGTGGTCGTCGAGGCTGACATTCGGAGTGGTTCTCTTATCACGGCAGATGCTGCAATGGAAGCTAATAGAGATGTGTTTGCCGTTCCTGGTCCGATAACTTCTCCCAAAAGTAGGGGAGCGTTAGATTTGATCAAACAAGGAGCAAAGCTGATTACCTGTGCTAAGGATATTGTCGAGGAGTACGCATCTTATTTGGACAAAATTCCCGCTGAAATCAGGGAATCTGAGTCATTTGTCCCTGAAGCTGGAAACTTGGGCTTTGAAAAAAATTTGACAAGTGAGGAACTGCGACTATACCATATACTCCATCAAGGGCCATTTACGCTGGATGATCTTTTGATGAGGACCGAATGGGATTTTGGACATTTGCATTCAGTTCTGTTATCTTTAATCATAAAAAAAGCGGTAACACAATTACCAGGAGCAATTTATAAGGTAATTTAATATAGTAGTGCGAGTGTTAACGAGGAGGACGAATCTATGGCGGATGTATTAGTGATTGTCGAATCGCCGGCAAAAGCGAAGACCATCGGCAAATATTTAGGCAGTAAATATATTGTAAAGGCATCAATGGGTCATATTAGGGATTTGCCAAAAAGCCAGATCGGCGTCGAAGTTGAGAATAACTTCAACCCCAAATATATCACGATTCGTGGTAAAGGCTCCATTTTGAAGGAATTAAAGGATGCTAGAAAAAAAGTGAAAAAAGTGTACCTCGCAGCTGACCCTGACCGTGAAGGTGAAGCTATCGCTTGGCACTTGGCCCATGCGCTGGATTTGGATGTTACAGAGGATTGTCGAGTTGTTTTTAATGAGATTACCAAGCAAGCTGTGAAGGATGCTTTTAAGACTCCACGCAAGATTAATATGGATCTTGTGAACGCCCAGCAGGCCCGGCGGATACTAGATCGTCTCGTGGGTTACAAGATTAGTCCTCTATTATGGAAGAAAGTCAAAAAAGGCTTATCCGCTGGACGGGTACAATCCGTAGCTGTGAAGATTATCATGGACCGAGAAAATGAGATTTCGATGTTTGTTCCGACGGAATATTGGAGCATTACAGCCAAGCTTGGCATTCGTGATTCTCTTCTTGAGGCTAAATTCCACAAGCTTAATGGCCAGAAGAAGGAGCTTAATCAGGAAAGTGATGTGCAGGAGGTTCTTGAGGCCATCAAAGATGCTGCCTTCAAGGTGAGTGAAGTTAAGGAAAAGGAAAGACAGCGTCACCCATCAGCTCCGTTTACTACGAGCTCACTGCAGCAGGAAGCTGCCCGTAAGCTGGGATTCCGTGCAGCAAAGACAATGTCTGTTGCGCAACAGCTGTATGAGGGTGTGGAATTAGGCAAAGAAGGTACGGTTGGTTTGATTACCTATATGCGTACAGACTCCACACGGCTATCCGTAATTGCGCAGGATGAGGCCAAAGAGCTGATTGCTGCCAAATATGGTGAGAAGTTCATTCCAGAAACACCGCGGCAGTATTCCAAGAAGGCCGCCGGAGCACAGGAAGCACATGAAGCGGTTCGGCCGACTTCAGCTATGCGTGAACCAGATATGGTGAAGGAGTTCTTGAGTCGGGATCAATTCCGTTTATACAAGCTGGTTTGGGAGCGATTCGTATCCAGTCAGATGGCTTCTGCCTTGCTGGATACGCTTTCGGTTGATATCACTGCTGGCACAGCCATCTTCAGAGCTGTAGGTTCCAAAGTTTCATTCCCTGGTTTTATGAAGGTCTATGTGGAAGGAAACGATGATGGAACTACGGATGAAGACAAATATTTGCCGCCGCTTAAAGCAGGAGATGACTTAATCAAGCAAGATATCGAACCTAAGCAGCATTTTACACAGCCGCCGCCTCGCTACACAGAGGCCCGTTTGGTAAAGACGCTGGAAGAACTGGGTATAGGACGTCCAAGTACCTATGCCCCAACCTTGGAAACCATTCAGAAGCGTGGTTACGTAGCAATCGAAGAGAAAAAGTTCATGCCGACAGAGCTGGGAGAACTTATTATAGAACAAATGGAGCAGTTCTTTCCTGAAATCCTTAACGTGGAATTCACGGCTCACATGGAAGGGGATCTTGACCATGTGGAGGAAGGTGCGGAAGATTGGGTGAAGGTTCTTGCCGAATTTTACGAGACTTTCGAGAAGCGTCTTATCTTTGCAGAAGAGGAAATGAAGGAAATAGAGATCGAAGATGAGGTCTCTGATGAGTTTTGTGAGAAATGCGGTAAGCCGATGGTGTATAAGCTGGGGCGATTCGGTAAATTTCTGGCTTGCTCTGGATTTCCAGATTGCCGCAATACCAAGCCTATCGTGAAGGATATCGGCGTCAGCTGTCCGAAATGCAATGAAGGACGGGTAGTGGAACGCCGCAGCAAGAAAGGGCGCGTCTTCTATGGCTGTGATCAATACCCTGGCTGCGATTTCGTTTCATGGGACAGACCGTCCATTAAGCCTTGTCCTGTCTGTGGCTCTTGGATGGTAGAGAAGCGTAATAAGCAGGGAACCAAGCTGCAATGCACTTCTTGCGACCATACAGAGGCAGTCCTTGACAATGAGGAAGAACTAGCAGAATAAAGTCTTAACAGGAGGAAGTTTAAATTGACCGAGATAGCAAAAGTTACAGTAATTGGTGCAGGCTTAGCCGGAAGCGAAGCAGCCTGGCAAATTGCCTCACAAGGCGTGCCGGTGAGATTGTATGAGATGCGGCCTGTTGTGAAGACGCCAGCGCATCATACGGATCAATTCGCGGAGCTCGTGTGCAGCAACTCGCTGCGCGCTAACGGACTTGCTAATGCAGTGGGTGTATTGAAGGAAGAAATGCGGCGGCTGAATTCACTTGTGCTAGGCGCAGCTGACCGAAATGCAGTACCAGCTGGCGGAGCACTTGCTGTGGACCGGGATGGATTCTCTGGCGAGATTACGGCAACTCTGCACAATCATCCCCTTGTAGAAGTCATAAATGAAGAACTTACGCATATACCGGAGGAAGGGATTGTAGTTATTGCTACGGGGCCCTTAACTTCACCGGCATTATCAAATGATATAAAGGCTTTACTGGGTGAAGAGTATTTCTACTTCTATGATGCTGCTGCACCTATTGTTGAGAAGGATACCATCGATATGAGCAAGGTATATCTTGCCTCCCGATATGATAAGGGAGAAGCCGCCTATCTGAATTGTCCAATGACGGAAGCTGAATTTGATGTGTTTTATGATGCGTTAATTTCGGCAGAGACTGCTGAGCTCAAGGATTTTGAGAAGGAGATTTACTTTGAAGGCTGTATGCCGATTGAAATTATGATGCGGCGCGGCAAACAAACAGCACTATTTGGCCCGATGAAGCCAGTGGGGTTGGTAAACCCGCATACGGGTAAGCTACCTTATGCTGTTGTACAGCTTCGTCAGGATAATGCAGCCGGAACGCTTTATAATCTTGTCGGCTTTCAGACTCATTTGAAATGGGGCGAGCAAAAGCGCGTGTTCTCCCTGATTCCTGGTCTTGAGCAAGCAGAGTATGTACGTTACGGGGTTATGCACAGAAACACCTTTATTAATTCACCTAAGCTGCTGCATCCTACCTATCAAATGAAGGGTCAGGAAAGACTGTTCTTTGCCGGCCAAATGACTGGTGTAGAAGGTTATGTAGAGTCGGCAGCTTCTGGTCTTATAGCCGGGCTTAACGCTGCTAGAGCTGCATTGGGTCAGGAAGGTCTGGTCTTTCCGGAGGATACTGTTCTGGGTAGTATGCCTGCATATATCACTTCGGCCGATCCAGAGCATTTTCAACCGATGAATGCCAATTTCGGTTTGCTGCCAAAGCCTGAGAAGAGAATGCGGAGTAAACAAGAAAAAAATGAACTTCTAGCCTACCGAGCACTGGATAGTCTTGCTGGGTTTGCAGCCAAGACAGGTCTTACCCACACAGCGCCGGACGATGAAGAGCAGAGCCCATCTTAAAGGAGGTTATTTACAATTATGGTTCCTAGTTTTCATGCCACTACAATATGTGCTGTAAGACACAACGGCCAGGCTGCTATTGCTGGTGATGGTCAGGTTACATTCGGAGAGAGCGTTATTATGAAAACGACGGCTAAGAAAGTCCGTCGTCTGTATAGAGGACAAGTAATCGCCGGTTTTGCGGGTTCGGTAGCGGATGCAATAACCTTGTTTGAGAAGTTCGAAGGTAAGCTTGAGGAACATCACGGCAACTTGCAGCGGGCTGCTGTAGAGCTTGCCAAAGACTGGCGCCAGGACCGTATCCTGCGCAAGCTGGAAGCATTGATGATCGTAATGGATAAGGATGGCATGCTGCTTATTTCGGGTAACGGTGAAATCATCGAACCGGATGATGATGTGCTAGCCATAGGTTCTGGAGGCAACTTTGCCTTAGCATCCGGCCGTGCTCTTAAACGACATGCTCCTGCATTAAGTGCAGCGGAAATCGCCAGAGAAGCACTCCAGATTGCTTCCGAAATATGTGTGTACACCAATTCCAATATTATTGTTGAACAATTATAGGCCCCGGTGCCATAAGAGAGATGGAGGAAGTCACGATGGTGAATCAATCACTTACACCCCGCCAAATCGTAGCCGAATTGGATAAATATATTGTAGGTCAGAAGCAGGCCAAGAAATCGGTGGCCGTTGCACTGCGCAACCGCTATCGGCGCAGTCTGTTGGCCGAGGAACTCCGTGATGAAGTCGTACCGAAGAACATTTTGATGATTGGTCCAACGGGTGTAGGGAAGACCGAGATTGCCCGCCGTCTGGCGAAGCTCGTAAATGCACCTTTTATTAAAGTGGAAGCAACCAAATTCACTGAAGTCGGTTATGTAGGCCGCGACGTGGAATCCATGGTTCGCGATCTGGTGGAGACATCCATACGCATGGTGAAGCTAGAACGGACAGAGAAGGTTAAAGACCGTGCAGAAGAATTAGCTAACGAGCGAATTGTCTCTATACTGGTTCCTTCATCCTCCAAAGGCAAGACTCAACGCAATCCATTTGAAATGATCTTTGGAGGAAACGGTTCAAGTCAAGAGGATTCCAAAGAAGATGCTGAACAAGACGGAAGTCTAAGTGAGCGCCGTCGTGGGATTAAGTTTAAGCTGTTGGCTGGCCAATTGGAAGAGACCATCATTGAAATCGATGTTGAAGACACTACTCCAAGCATGTTGGATATGTTCGCTGGCCAAGGGAATGACCAGATGGGCATGAACATGCAGGAAATGTTCGGCAGCCTATTGCCTAAGCGCACCAAGAAGCGTAAGCTTCCAATCCGAGAGGCTCGCAAAGTACTGACTCAGGATGAAGCAGGCAAACTCATCGATATGGATGATTTGATTCAGGAGTCAGTGACGCGGGCTGAGCAGTCCGGTATTATTTTTATTGATGAAATTGATAAGGTGGCTAGTCAAGGCAAAGGCTCAGGTCCAGATGTATCTCGTGAGGGCGTACAGCGTGATATCCTCCCGATCGTCGAAGGGTCTACAGTAATGACGAAATATGGCCCTGTGAAGACGGACTACGTGCTCTTTATGGCTGCCGGTGCATTTCATATCGCCAAGCCCTCTGACCTTATCCCTGAGCTTCAGGGCCGCTTTCCGATCCGTGTGGAACTAAGCAGTCTGACCCTGGAGGACTTTGTATCTATTTTGACCGAACCAGAGAATGCACTGACGAAGCAATATGTGAATTTGCTCAAAACAGAAAATATTGAAATACAGTTTCAGCCGGAAGCTATTTATGAGATTGCCAGAATAGCAGCTTCAGTTAATCAAAATATGGAGAATATTGGCGCACGACGTTTGCATACCATTTTGGAGAAGCTTTTAGAGGATTTGTCCTTTGAGGCTCCAGAGTTAACTTTGGACACTATGGTTATCACACCGGAATATGTGCGTGAGAAACTGGCGAGCATTGCACAGGATCGGGACTTAAGCCAATATATCCTGTAATGTGCCGACAACCTTCGGCATATTACGAATTTAGGTAGTTTGAATTAGAAATTTAAAATTGCGTGTCCGAAAAAAGGAATTAAAAGTAAGTATATGAAATAAAAAAGAATATTTTGGAACTAAAAAGGTTGAATATGGAAAATAAATGATCTAAGCCCTGTCTTTTCTGAAAAGATAGGGCTTATTTCTTATTGTAATAATATACAAATTCTAAGAGAATCAATGTATGTGAGAAAGATATAATATTGTTTGACGACACCATTCGACTTAATTCGAGAAATATGGGATTTTTTTTGCTTTTTTTGTCGAATCTAGCAGGAATTTAGAAGGAAGTTGTAGAATTCTTTTCATTATGATAGGTTTGAAAGGGGGATATCCATGGGATTGCTGAATAGTGTCAGTTTTCAAAGATTACAGGGAGGCATAGACGCTGCCAGCAAACGGCAAAGTGTTCTCGCTAATAATGTAGCTAATGTCGATACACCAAATTTTAAACGCTCTGATGTTTCATTTGAAAGTTTTCTCCAACAACAAGATAGTGGACTAAAGTCCCAACTCA comes from Paenibacillus sp. 19GGS1-52 and encodes:
- the hslU gene encoding ATP-dependent protease ATPase subunit HslU translates to MVNQSLTPRQIVAELDKYIVGQKQAKKSVAVALRNRYRRSLLAEELRDEVVPKNILMIGPTGVGKTEIARRLAKLVNAPFIKVEATKFTEVGYVGRDVESMVRDLVETSIRMVKLERTEKVKDRAEELANERIVSILVPSSSKGKTQRNPFEMIFGGNGSSQEDSKEDAEQDGSLSERRRGIKFKLLAGQLEETIIEIDVEDTTPSMLDMFAGQGNDQMGMNMQEMFGSLLPKRTKKRKLPIREARKVLTQDEAGKLIDMDDLIQESVTRAEQSGIIFIDEIDKVASQGKGSGPDVSREGVQRDILPIVEGSTVMTKYGPVKTDYVLFMAAGAFHIAKPSDLIPELQGRFPIRVELSSLTLEDFVSILTEPENALTKQYVNLLKTENIEIQFQPEAIYEIARIAASVNQNMENIGARRLHTILEKLLEDLSFEAPELTLDTMVITPEYVREKLASIAQDRDLSQYIL
- a CDS encoding MarR family transcriptional regulator, which produces MTKMTTTPELLLENQLCFTIYACSREITKLYQPYLDSIGVTYSQYLVMLVLWERRQCTVKEIGEALFLDSGTLTPLLKRLQAAGFILRERSLQDERKVLISLTEQGWALQNEAACIPSKMMEGTAMTGDEFVDLLAQFKNLLGRVHDTNLLSKK
- the trmFO gene encoding FADH(2)-oxidizing methylenetetrahydrofolate--tRNA-(uracil(54)-C(5))-methyltransferase TrmFO, translating into MTEIAKVTVIGAGLAGSEAAWQIASQGVPVRLYEMRPVVKTPAHHTDQFAELVCSNSLRANGLANAVGVLKEEMRRLNSLVLGAADRNAVPAGGALAVDRDGFSGEITATLHNHPLVEVINEELTHIPEEGIVVIATGPLTSPALSNDIKALLGEEYFYFYDAAAPIVEKDTIDMSKVYLASRYDKGEAAYLNCPMTEAEFDVFYDALISAETAELKDFEKEIYFEGCMPIEIMMRRGKQTALFGPMKPVGLVNPHTGKLPYAVVQLRQDNAAGTLYNLVGFQTHLKWGEQKRVFSLIPGLEQAEYVRYGVMHRNTFINSPKLLHPTYQMKGQERLFFAGQMTGVEGYVESAASGLIAGLNAARAALGQEGLVFPEDTVLGSMPAYITSADPEHFQPMNANFGLLPKPEKRMRSKQEKNELLAYRALDSLAGFAAKTGLTHTAPDDEEQSPS
- a CDS encoding organic hydroperoxide resistance protein → MMTIQQKMYETTVKAVGGRNGFIESESPKLNLTISTPREMGGAGGEGTNPEQLFAAGYSACFDSALNMVARLGKIKIEGSEVTATVSFGKVEDGGFGIAVKLDVLVKGVDHETAVKLVEGAHQACPYSRATRGNIAVELNVL
- the hslV gene encoding ATP-dependent protease subunit HslV, with the protein product MVPSFHATTICAVRHNGQAAIAGDGQVTFGESVIMKTTAKKVRRLYRGQVIAGFAGSVADAITLFEKFEGKLEEHHGNLQRAAVELAKDWRQDRILRKLEALMIVMDKDGMLLISGNGEIIEPDDDVLAIGSGGNFALASGRALKRHAPALSAAEIAREALQIASEICVYTNSNIIVEQL
- the sucD gene encoding succinate--CoA ligase subunit alpha, yielding MSILVDKNTKVITQGITGSTGLFHTKGALDYGTQMVGGVTPGKGGTFVNITLENGSEVSLPVFNTVAEAKAATGATASVIYVPPAFAADSIMEAVDAEIELVICITEGIPVLDMVKVSRYMEGRPSILIGPNCPGVITPGECKIGIMPGYIHMPGYVGVVSRSGTLTYEAVHQLTTRGIGQSSAVGIGGDPVKGSEFIDILKLFNEDPGTKAVIMIGEIGGTAEEEAAEWISKYMTKPVVGFIGGATAPPGKRMGHAGAIISGGKGTASEKIAVLEACGIKVAPTPAEMGSTLVSVLEERGILNAFTTH
- the sucC gene encoding ADP-forming succinate--CoA ligase subunit beta, translated to MNIHEYQGKEVLKKYGVSVPNGKVAYTVEEAVEAAQSLSTPVVVVKAQIHAGGRGKAGGVKVAKSIDEVRTYAAEILGKTLITHQTGPEGKLVKRLLIEEGCQIVKEYYIGIVVDRGSGRIVMMASEEGGTEIEEVAATHPEKIFKEIIDPAVGLQTFQARKLAYSIAIPNELVGKTVKFMQALYSAFVDKDCSIAEINPLVVTADGNVMALDAKLNFDPNALFRHKDILELRDLDEEDEKEIEASKYDLSYIALDGNIGCMVNGAGLAMATMDIIKYYGGEPANFLDVGGGATTEKVTEAFKIILSDAKVNGIFVNIFGGIMRCDVIANGVVEAAKQLGLTKPLVVRLEGTNVGLGKQILAGSGLNITTADSMADGARKIVALVQ
- the dprA gene encoding DNA-processing protein DprA: MEERKLIFGLNEVEGIGWKSIDKIRKAGFLTEKAFSYTPEDWESIGLTNKMSNRLASIYDAEWINKRYSLMKESGAAMVTPFDGNYPELLKETAQPPWVLYYRGRLELISRPAIAMVGTRVPTAYGRKVGEILAEELSAAGLTVVSGLARGIDSVCHEAALRGRGGTIAVMATGMDRVYPPENRELERLIGREGLVLTEYPLGTQSHPGLFPQRNRIIAGLTLGTVVVEADIRSGSLITADAAMEANRDVFAVPGPITSPKSRGALDLIKQGAKLITCAKDIVEEYASYLDKIPAEIRESESFVPEAGNLGFEKNLTSEELRLYHILHQGPFTLDDLLMRTEWDFGHLHSVLLSLIIKKAVTQLPGAIYKVI
- the topA gene encoding type I DNA topoisomerase — encoded protein: MADVLVIVESPAKAKTIGKYLGSKYIVKASMGHIRDLPKSQIGVEVENNFNPKYITIRGKGSILKELKDARKKVKKVYLAADPDREGEAIAWHLAHALDLDVTEDCRVVFNEITKQAVKDAFKTPRKINMDLVNAQQARRILDRLVGYKISPLLWKKVKKGLSAGRVQSVAVKIIMDRENEISMFVPTEYWSITAKLGIRDSLLEAKFHKLNGQKKELNQESDVQEVLEAIKDAAFKVSEVKEKERQRHPSAPFTTSSLQQEAARKLGFRAAKTMSVAQQLYEGVELGKEGTVGLITYMRTDSTRLSVIAQDEAKELIAAKYGEKFIPETPRQYSKKAAGAQEAHEAVRPTSAMREPDMVKEFLSRDQFRLYKLVWERFVSSQMASALLDTLSVDITAGTAIFRAVGSKVSFPGFMKVYVEGNDDGTTDEDKYLPPLKAGDDLIKQDIEPKQHFTQPPPRYTEARLVKTLEELGIGRPSTYAPTLETIQKRGYVAIEEKKFMPTELGELIIEQMEQFFPEILNVEFTAHMEGDLDHVEEGAEDWVKVLAEFYETFEKRLIFAEEEMKEIEIEDEVSDEFCEKCGKPMVYKLGRFGKFLACSGFPDCRNTKPIVKDIGVSCPKCNEGRVVERRSKKGRVFYGCDQYPGCDFVSWDRPSIKPCPVCGSWMVEKRNKQGTKLQCTSCDHTEAVLDNEEELAE